A region of Thiofilum sp. DNA encodes the following proteins:
- a CDS encoding ABC transporter ATP-binding protein, translating to MSVVLDIQDKTFANGTQALGPLQLSIQTGEFVAIVGPSGAGKTTLLRLIAGLDNEYSGTIQLPSTASTSLDTAFLFQEPRLMPWLSVIDNIRLVIPKAERVLYEPRIKPLLEQVGLHQFANAYPKELSGGMARRVALVRAFVRNPALLLMDEPFQALDAPTANQLRQMVLELWHNTRCTVMLVTHSLREALMLADRVVFLSARPSHIVLDYPVNLTRPRTIESTEIHELHQALLTQYPDLLSGSISEVEPC from the coding sequence ATGAGTGTAGTATTAGATATTCAAGATAAAACCTTTGCGAATGGTACTCAAGCTTTAGGGCCACTACAGCTAAGCATACAAACGGGTGAATTTGTGGCTATCGTAGGGCCTTCGGGTGCGGGTAAAACTACATTATTGCGCCTGATTGCCGGTTTAGATAATGAATACTCCGGCACGATTCAATTGCCTAGTACTGCAAGCACTTCGCTCGATACTGCTTTCTTATTTCAAGAGCCACGTTTAATGCCTTGGTTGAGTGTCATAGATAATATTCGCCTAGTGATTCCTAAAGCAGAACGAGTCCTCTATGAGCCGCGTATTAAGCCATTATTAGAGCAAGTGGGTTTACATCAGTTTGCTAATGCCTATCCTAAAGAGTTATCCGGTGGTATGGCGCGACGCGTAGCACTGGTGCGAGCTTTTGTACGTAATCCAGCCTTGCTATTAATGGATGAGCCGTTTCAAGCCTTAGATGCGCCCACTGCGAATCAATTACGCCAAATGGTGTTGGAGCTATGGCACAATACGCGTTGCACCGTCATGCTGGTCACACATAGTTTGCGGGAAGCGCTGATGCTGGCGGATCGGGTAGTATTTTTATCAGCGCGTCCTTCACACATAGTACTGGATTATCCAGTAAATCTAACCCGCCCGCGCACTATCGAAAGTACGGAAATACACGAATTACACCAAGCCCTTTTAACCCAATACCCTGATCTATTAAGTGGCAGTATTAGCGAGGTCGAGCCATGTTAA
- a CDS encoding ABC transporter permease, whose translation MSTLRIEWDKWGRLASLGLFFVVWQLAALYAQTKVLPTPIAVFARLGDELVSGELLFHLSMTLMRVAFAFALAMFVGVVLGIMMGAKPRWNYWLDSLLILFLNIPALVLIILCYVWFGLTDAAAILAVALNKIPTVAINLREGTRAVDKGLLEVAQVYHVSRWDTFWQVYWPQLYPYLFAAGRNGLALIWKIVLVVELLGRSNGVGFQLGTFFQYFDITGILAYTIAFVGVVLLLESTVVRPLEKRLNRWRA comes from the coding sequence ATGAGTACTTTACGCATTGAGTGGGATAAATGGGGGCGCTTAGCGTCCCTAGGATTATTTTTTGTCGTGTGGCAATTGGCTGCACTGTATGCTCAAACGAAAGTACTGCCTACCCCGATAGCGGTATTTGCTCGCTTAGGTGATGAATTAGTCTCTGGTGAATTACTGTTTCATTTAAGCATGACCTTAATGCGCGTCGCGTTTGCCTTTGCTTTAGCCATGTTCGTGGGCGTAGTGCTGGGTATTATGATGGGGGCAAAACCACGCTGGAATTATTGGCTCGATAGCTTATTGATTTTATTTCTGAATATTCCCGCCTTAGTACTGATTATTTTGTGTTATGTCTGGTTTGGCTTAACTGATGCCGCCGCGATTTTAGCGGTAGCTCTGAATAAAATCCCCACCGTAGCCATCAATTTACGCGAAGGAACGCGGGCGGTAGATAAAGGTTTATTAGAGGTCGCACAGGTTTATCATGTGTCACGTTGGGATACCTTTTGGCAAGTGTACTGGCCGCAACTTTACCCGTATTTATTTGCAGCTGGGCGTAATGGTTTAGCACTGATTTGGAAAATTGTTTTAGTAGTAGAGCTGTTAGGACGCAGTAATGGAGTGGGGTTTCAATTAGGCACATTCTTTCAGTACTTTGATATTACTGGAATCTTGGCTTATACCATTGCCTTTGTGGGCGTAGTCTTGCTCTTAGAAAGTACCGTCGTGCGCCCCCTAGAAAAACGCTTAAATCGGTGGCGGGCATGA
- a CDS encoding pteridine reductase, translating into MGVNTLQGKTILLTGAAKRIGAVTARFLQAQGATVIIHYHQAEQEAQQLAQDLNALRANSCALVRGNLLDTEHLKNLVQEAVAYTGRLDVLINNASTYYATPLETLTLAQWDDLTGVNVKAPIFLAQAAAPYLKQVQGSIVNMVDIHGMRPHNGYIAYGVAKAGLVMATQLLARELGSEVRVNGVAPGAILWPEQGVSSEHQANTLSRTALKRAGTPEDIAKAISFLIQDASYITGQIIAVDGGRLLNY; encoded by the coding sequence TTGGGAGTCAATACTTTACAGGGTAAAACCATTCTATTAACAGGGGCAGCGAAACGTATTGGTGCAGTCACCGCGCGTTTTTTACAGGCTCAAGGCGCTACAGTTATTATCCATTATCATCAGGCTGAGCAGGAAGCCCAACAACTAGCTCAGGACTTAAATGCATTGCGTGCTAATTCCTGTGCTTTGGTACGCGGTAATTTATTAGATACTGAGCATTTAAAAAATTTAGTGCAGGAAGCGGTAGCTTATACGGGACGCTTAGATGTGCTCATCAATAATGCATCGACCTACTATGCCACACCATTGGAAACCTTAACGCTAGCGCAATGGGATGATCTTACTGGAGTTAATGTAAAAGCACCGATTTTTTTAGCTCAGGCAGCGGCTCCCTATCTTAAGCAAGTCCAAGGCTCGATTGTGAATATGGTCGATATTCACGGTATGCGTCCTCATAATGGCTATATCGCCTATGGGGTGGCAAAAGCTGGTTTGGTCATGGCTACCCAGTTATTAGCACGAGAATTAGGATCAGAGGTTCGTGTGAATGGTGTAGCACCAGGGGCGATATTATGGCCAGAGCAGGGGGTTTCTAGCGAACATCAAGCTAATACGTTATCGCGCACCGCTTTAAAGCGGGCTGGCACACCCGAAGACATCGCCAAAGCGATTAGTTTTTTGATTCAGGATGCGTCCTACATCACCGGACAAA
- a CDS encoding ABC transporter permease, whose amino-acid sequence MQQALYWRALQAITSRETIKFWHQRGRLLSALVRPALWLLVFAAGFQNIFGVSIIPPYDTYIEYQVYVVPGLLGMVLLFNGMQSSLAMVYDREMGLMRLLLTAPLPRWYLLLCKLLAGTFLSVLQAYAFLALCVLFKVDIPLLGWLYVLIPMILVGMMLGALGLLLSVSIKQLENFAGTMNFVIFPMFFLSTALYPLWKLQESGAEVVYQVARFNPFTHAVELIRFALYGQFNGVALAVVIMAGLVFFALAVWGYNPQYGMAKKVGAVS is encoded by the coding sequence ATGCAACAAGCCCTGTATTGGCGAGCCTTACAAGCTATCACTTCGCGCGAAACCATCAAGTTTTGGCATCAGCGCGGGCGGCTACTCTCGGCATTGGTGCGCCCCGCCTTATGGTTATTAGTCTTTGCAGCAGGTTTTCAAAATATCTTTGGCGTGTCGATCATCCCGCCCTACGACACCTATATTGAATATCAAGTCTACGTCGTGCCCGGATTGCTTGGCATGGTCTTACTATTCAATGGCATGCAATCGTCTCTTGCGATGGTTTATGATCGCGAAATGGGCTTAATGCGTCTACTACTCACCGCACCCTTACCACGCTGGTATTTATTACTGTGCAAACTACTCGCCGGAACGTTTTTATCGGTATTACAAGCCTATGCTTTCTTAGCCTTATGTGTATTGTTTAAAGTCGATATTCCTTTATTGGGCTGGTTATATGTGCTCATTCCTATGATATTGGTGGGCATGATGTTAGGGGCTTTGGGGCTATTACTCTCAGTCAGTATTAAACAATTAGAAAATTTTGCTGGAACCATGAATTTTGTCATTTTCCCCATGTTCTTTTTATCTACAGCATTATATCCCCTGTGGAAATTACAAGAATCGGGTGCAGAAGTGGTTTATCAAGTCGCACGTTTTAATCCATTTACTCATGCAGTGGAGTTAATCCGCTTTGCGCTCTATGGGCAATTTAACGGTGTTGCTTTAGCAGTAGTCATAATGGCTGGATTGGTATTTTTTGCTTTGGCAGTTTGGGGCTATAACCCGCAATACGGCATGGCTAAAAAAGTGGGTGCAGTGAGTTAA
- a CDS encoding ABC transporter ATP-binding protein/permease: protein MIGMGSSRTQRPHTDRRDWDNLKSVLPFLLDFRGRAIFALSCLVLSKVATVGVPVMLKGIVDALERKPEQVLVLPIALLLGYGLLRLLSAAFNELRDVVFARVRYRAMRRLSLRVLEHLHTQSLRFHLERKIGAISRDLERGTRSVSSLMNFMTFSIIPIAVEFLLVGIILLKEYPPVFALITFGTIAVYVLFTLRMADWRMDDRHTMNTLDSQANNQAIDSLVNYETVKYFNNEHLELERYDKTLNEWEGYAVKSQASMSLLNFGQSAIIAIGVTIIMWVAAQDVLTGAMTIGSLVMVNAFMLQLFIPLNSLGMIYRSLKYTLADMDTVFRLLEQPPEIQDTTNAKPLVVEQGAVSFENVEFGYQADRQILHGLTLTIPAGKTVAVVGHSGAGKSTLARLLYRFYDVTGGAIFIDGQDIRSVTQESLRRAIGIVPQDTVLFNETLRFNLQYGKPDATQADLEQAARMAHIAEFIEKLPEGWDTVVGERGLKLSGGEKQRVAIARAILKQPPILIFDEATSSLDSTTERAIQRTLEEVAGEHTTLIIAHRLSTIVNADQIVVLDAGRVVEQGTHQALLALKGHYAALWELQQQEDQD from the coding sequence ATGATCGGTATGGGTTCCTCACGCACCCAGCGCCCCCACACGGATCGGCGCGATTGGGATAATTTAAAATCAGTATTGCCTTTTTTACTCGATTTTCGCGGGCGAGCTATTTTTGCCCTCAGTTGCTTAGTCCTTTCAAAAGTAGCAACCGTTGGCGTTCCGGTCATGCTCAAAGGCATTGTCGATGCATTAGAGCGTAAACCAGAACAAGTATTAGTGCTGCCCATAGCTTTATTATTAGGTTATGGCTTATTACGTTTATTAAGCGCTGCATTTAATGAGTTGCGTGATGTGGTGTTTGCACGGGTGCGTTATCGAGCCATGCGGCGCTTATCGTTGCGTGTTTTAGAGCATTTACATACTCAATCCTTACGCTTCCATTTAGAGCGCAAAATTGGGGCTATTAGTCGAGACTTAGAGCGCGGTACACGTTCGGTCAGTTCGTTAATGAACTTTATGACCTTTAGCATTATCCCCATAGCGGTAGAGTTTTTATTAGTAGGCATTATTTTGCTGAAGGAGTATCCACCTGTCTTTGCGCTCATTACTTTTGGCACAATAGCAGTGTATGTGCTGTTCACTTTGCGCATGGCCGATTGGCGCATGGATGATCGCCATACTATGAATACCCTTGATTCCCAAGCCAATAACCAAGCAATTGATAGCCTCGTTAACTATGAAACGGTGAAGTATTTTAATAATGAGCACTTAGAGCTAGAGCGTTACGATAAAACCTTAAATGAGTGGGAAGGCTATGCAGTTAAAAGTCAAGCCAGTATGTCGCTACTCAATTTTGGGCAATCCGCCATTATTGCTATTGGTGTGACCATTATTATGTGGGTCGCGGCACAGGATGTACTGACAGGGGCTATGACCATTGGTAGCCTAGTAATGGTCAATGCTTTTATGTTGCAATTGTTTATACCCTTAAATTCATTAGGCATGATCTATCGCTCGTTAAAGTACACACTCGCGGACATGGATACGGTGTTTCGTCTCCTAGAGCAACCGCCTGAAATTCAAGATACAACTAATGCTAAGCCCTTAGTAGTGGAGCAAGGAGCAGTAAGTTTTGAAAATGTGGAGTTTGGCTATCAGGCGGATCGGCAAATTTTGCATGGTTTAACTTTAACCATTCCGGCAGGTAAAACAGTGGCAGTGGTGGGACATAGTGGTGCGGGTAAATCGACTTTAGCACGCCTGCTATATCGTTTTTATGATGTCACGGGGGGCGCTATTTTCATTGATGGGCAAGATATTCGTTCAGTCACTCAAGAAAGTCTGCGCCGAGCGATTGGCATAGTGCCGCAAGATACCGTGCTATTTAATGAAACGTTACGCTTTAACCTGCAATACGGTAAACCGGATGCAACTCAAGCCGATTTAGAGCAAGCTGCTCGCATGGCGCATATTGCTGAGTTTATTGAAAAGCTACCCGAAGGTTGGGATACGGTGGTGGGTGAGCGTGGTTTGAAGCTATCGGGCGGTGAGAAACAGCGGGTGGCCATTGCTAGAGCGATATTAAAGCAGCCGCCGATTTTGATTTTTGATGAAGCCACCTCATCACTGGATAGTACTACCGAGCGAGCGATTCAACGTACTTTAGAAGAGGTCGCAGGCGAGCATACTACACTGATTATTGCCCATCGTTTATCTACGATTGTGAATGCCGATCAGATCGTTGTATTAGACGCAGGACGAGTAGTTGAGCAGGGGACACATCAAGCGTTATTAGCCTTGAAAGGACATTATGCAGCGCTGTGGGAATTACAGCAGCAAGAGGATCAGGATTGA
- a CDS encoding ABC transporter substrate-binding protein, whose protein sequence is MFSIKPMVKRLALVATLAAALGTSAYAEDLAKIKIGALKFGTVNWLLETIKNNDLAKKNGVDLEIVELSGKDASQVALQGKAVDIVVTDWLWVTRLRSEGTPYTFAPYSNAVGSLMMNPKVGAKSIADLQGKKIGVAGGAVDKSWLLMRAYSQKEIGKDLKDVVEPQFGAPPLLNELALKGDLDGVITFWNYAAPLKAAGFDTMMPLPEVLKALGVNRPLPLIGWVFDEKWADANKTAVQSFLKATEEAQQILLSSDEEWTKLRPMMKAEEDKLFTELRDLYRAGIPKCFGKAEQEASAKAFTLLAGLGGSELVGEAKELAAGTFWSGVADKPCP, encoded by the coding sequence ATGTTTTCAATCAAACCTATGGTTAAACGCTTGGCTTTAGTAGCGACTTTAGCAGCCGCATTAGGTACAAGTGCTTATGCAGAAGACTTAGCAAAAATCAAAATTGGCGCTTTAAAATTCGGTACAGTGAATTGGCTTTTAGAAACGATTAAAAATAATGACCTAGCCAAAAAAAATGGCGTGGATTTAGAGATCGTTGAGTTAAGTGGTAAAGATGCTTCTCAAGTGGCTTTGCAAGGTAAAGCCGTTGATATAGTGGTGACTGATTGGCTCTGGGTCACACGCTTACGTTCAGAAGGTACACCTTATACCTTTGCCCCTTATTCCAATGCGGTTGGTAGCTTAATGATGAACCCTAAAGTAGGAGCAAAAAGTATTGCTGATTTGCAGGGTAAAAAGATTGGGGTAGCAGGGGGGGCTGTCGATAAGAGCTGGTTATTAATGCGAGCTTATAGCCAAAAAGAAATCGGTAAAGATTTAAAGGATGTGGTCGAGCCACAGTTTGGTGCTCCACCTTTACTTAATGAATTGGCCCTCAAAGGCGATCTAGATGGTGTGATTACCTTTTGGAATTATGCTGCTCCCCTGAAAGCCGCTGGTTTTGACACGATGATGCCTTTGCCCGAAGTACTCAAAGCGTTAGGTGTTAATCGTCCTTTGCCCTTGATTGGTTGGGTATTTGATGAAAAATGGGCGGATGCTAATAAGACTGCTGTACAAAGTTTCTTAAAAGCAACAGAAGAAGCCCAACAAATCCTTTTAAGCTCAGATGAAGAGTGGACAAAACTACGTCCCATGATGAAGGCTGAGGAGGATAAATTATTTACCGAATTACGTGATCTCTATCGTGCAGGGATTCCTAAATGCTTTGGTAAGGCTGAGCAAGAGGCTTCTGCAAAAGCGTTTACCCTTTTAGCGGGTTTAGGGGGCAGTGAATTAGTAGGTGAGGCTAAGGAACTGGCGGCTGGCACATTTTGGTCAGGTGTGGCGGATAAACCTTGCCCCTAA
- a CDS encoding SAM-dependent methyltransferase → MQRLSLPVPSAEELAHSQTLQNLIMHQIQASPTHSMSFYDYMNQALYAPQLGYYVAGKTCIGTQGDFITAPELSDLFSMGIAQHCLAFLHSEPNSTVLELGAGSGKMAAALLSYWESQDALPQHYYLLEPSPSLKAQQLATLQARLPHLMDRITWLERLPDQSFQGIILGNEVLDAMPIELIRYEQGQYQQVHVTEHNHQLAFTTRTAPQHLQALIADLSLPSIAGYTTELNPQLNAWVNTLGALLTKGFLLLIDYGYSQAEYYHPDRTQGTLQCFYRHHVHDNPLLYSGLQDITASVDFDALTQAAVKAGFHSTDWTSQAHFLIQNGLEQHFQQLVFSNPELSYSLAQQVRILTLPAEMGERFKVFRADKG, encoded by the coding sequence ATGCAACGCCTGTCTTTACCTGTACCTAGCGCTGAAGAATTAGCTCATAGCCAAACCTTGCAAAACCTCATTATGCACCAGATTCAAGCGAGTCCTACGCATTCCATGAGCTTTTATGACTATATGAATCAAGCGTTATACGCGCCCCAACTAGGTTACTACGTTGCAGGTAAAACCTGTATTGGCACACAAGGCGATTTTATAACAGCACCCGAATTATCCGACTTATTCTCAATGGGTATAGCCCAACATTGTTTAGCTTTCTTACACAGCGAACCTAATAGTACCGTACTAGAATTGGGTGCAGGTAGTGGCAAAATGGCGGCTGCTTTGCTGAGCTACTGGGAAAGTCAAGACGCTTTACCTCAACACTATTACCTATTAGAGCCTAGCCCTAGCCTGAAAGCACAACAACTTGCCACACTCCAAGCAAGGCTACCGCATTTGATGGATCGTATTACTTGGCTAGAACGCCTGCCTGATCAGAGCTTCCAAGGTATTATCTTGGGTAATGAAGTGCTCGATGCTATGCCGATTGAATTAATACGCTATGAACAAGGTCAGTATCAGCAGGTGCATGTGACTGAGCACAATCATCAACTTGCTTTCACCACTCGCACTGCACCGCAGCACTTGCAAGCTTTAATAGCTGACTTGTCACTACCCTCTATTGCAGGCTATACCACTGAACTCAACCCACAACTGAATGCTTGGGTGAATACCCTAGGTGCTTTATTAACGAAGGGCTTTTTACTACTGATTGATTATGGCTACTCACAGGCTGAATACTATCACCCTGATCGCACCCAAGGCACTTTGCAATGCTTCTATCGCCATCATGTACACGATAACCCTCTGCTCTATTCGGGATTACAAGATATTACCGCCAGTGTCGATTTTGATGCTTTAACTCAAGCGGCTGTCAAAGCTGGCTTTCATAGCACCGACTGGACGAGTCAAGCTCATTTTTTAATACAAAATGGTTTAGAACAACACTTTCAACAACTCGTATTCTCCAACCCTGAGCTTAGTTACTCCCTTGCTCAACAAGTACGTATCCTCACCCTACCCGCTGAAATGGGCGAACGCTTTAAGGTATTTCGAGCGGATAAAGGTTGA
- a CDS encoding ATP-binding cassette domain-containing protein, whose amino-acid sequence MLSVQNVSKSYGSTLALDKISFNLESGFYALLGPNGAGKSTLFQLLTGLFTPDQGEIKVLDISIKDHLPQVLAQIGVVFQQIALDLDLTVQANLQFYGLLHGLSKADIKQRSTEELERLGLAEVLTKTCRSLSGGNRRKVELARALLTHPKVLLMDEATVGLDPASRESLLNQVHQLCIERQMCVLWATHLIDEAEQAKQVLVLHKGKLLAQDAPQSIVQASAEADLLAAFLKLSGQPNTLDKPKVRSL is encoded by the coding sequence ATGTTAAGTGTGCAAAATGTGTCTAAATCGTATGGCTCCACTCTGGCACTCGATAAGATTAGTTTTAACTTGGAGTCAGGGTTTTACGCCTTATTAGGGCCAAATGGTGCGGGTAAAAGTACTTTGTTTCAGTTACTCACTGGATTATTCACCCCCGATCAGGGTGAAATTAAAGTACTCGATATATCGATTAAGGATCATCTGCCTCAGGTGCTTGCGCAAATAGGCGTTGTGTTTCAGCAAATTGCCTTGGATTTAGATTTAACCGTGCAGGCGAATTTACAGTTTTATGGGCTATTGCACGGTTTATCGAAAGCAGACATTAAACAGCGCAGCACTGAGGAGTTAGAGCGTTTAGGTCTAGCTGAGGTACTCACCAAAACCTGTCGTTCATTAAGTGGTGGCAATCGGCGCAAGGTGGAGCTAGCGCGTGCTCTGCTTACACATCCTAAAGTGCTTCTCATGGACGAAGCTACCGTAGGACTGGATCCCGCCTCGCGTGAGTCATTATTAAATCAGGTACACCAACTATGTATTGAGCGCCAAATGTGCGTATTGTGGGCGACTCATTTAATTGATGAAGCAGAGCAAGCTAAGCAAGTACTCGTCCTCCACAAGGGTAAATTATTAGCACAAGATGCGCCACAGTCTATTGTGCAAGCGAGTGCTGAAGCAGACTTATTAGCCGCCTTTTTAAAGCTATCGGGTCAACCAAACACTTTAGATAAGCCCAAAGTACGTAGCCTTTAA
- a CDS encoding MltA domain-containing protein produces MKRLPLCSLLLSACLASQNAYSSLTEEFIQLGIEKTKTSYQSQMRGYKQPRGSLLTEPIPPAPRAQNCSLAHTMSETHQCLSRNATIQEALQEQARYLKRAPKQQFLNSSVQLSKQELEQTIKRLQSWNRGNPQSLAEMFFLQEINADPQGRGAMYTGYITPTLNVKRTPDRRFRFPIYTKPKNNRLPSHADIKRGALAGKGLEIAWTDNPIDLYFAQIQGAAHAIFPDGSLATLTYAGNNGHPYRQIANYLKAKGYKTSGFGNESIKAWLYANPDKIAEVLTSNPRFVFFNLKQGRPKTSIGAPVIPWHTVAVDDKHIPLGSILLAELPVLDANGREQGTQWQLLFAQDRGGNIQGHARIDLYLGAGHNGEIMAQGVTGYRRTFLLRPKNS; encoded by the coding sequence ATGAAGCGACTGCCCCTTTGTAGTTTATTACTCAGTGCTTGCCTAGCAAGCCAAAATGCCTACAGCTCTTTAACCGAAGAGTTTATCCAGTTAGGTATTGAGAAAACTAAAACTAGCTATCAATCCCAAATGCGAGGATATAAACAACCTCGTGGCTCTTTATTAACCGAACCCATTCCTCCCGCACCGCGTGCACAAAACTGCTCTTTAGCCCACACCATGAGTGAAACGCATCAATGCCTATCCCGTAATGCGACTATTCAAGAGGCCTTGCAAGAGCAGGCTAGATATTTAAAGCGTGCACCGAAGCAGCAATTTCTAAACTCCTCAGTACAGTTGAGCAAACAAGAATTAGAGCAAACCATTAAACGTCTGCAATCATGGAATCGCGGTAATCCACAAAGCCTAGCTGAGATGTTTTTTTTGCAGGAAATTAATGCTGACCCTCAAGGGCGGGGAGCCATGTATACGGGCTATATTACGCCCACCTTGAATGTTAAGCGCACGCCTGATCGACGTTTTAGGTTTCCTATTTACACTAAGCCTAAAAATAACCGACTGCCTAGTCATGCGGATATTAAGCGCGGTGCTTTAGCGGGTAAGGGTTTAGAAATTGCGTGGACGGATAATCCCATTGATTTATATTTTGCCCAAATCCAAGGTGCGGCTCATGCTATTTTTCCGGATGGTAGTTTAGCTACTCTGACTTATGCGGGTAATAATGGACACCCTTATCGGCAAATAGCTAATTACTTAAAAGCTAAGGGCTACAAAACCTCTGGCTTTGGTAATGAGTCTATTAAAGCATGGCTATATGCTAACCCTGATAAAATCGCTGAAGTTTTGACCTCTAATCCGCGCTTTGTATTTTTTAACCTTAAACAAGGTCGCCCTAAAACCTCTATTGGCGCACCCGTGATTCCTTGGCATACCGTGGCAGTGGATGATAAACATATTCCACTAGGCTCGATATTATTGGCTGAACTCCCTGTGCTGGACGCTAATGGGCGCGAGCAAGGTACGCAGTGGCAATTACTTTTTGCCCAAGATCGGGGTGGGAATATTCAAGGACATGCTCGCATTGATTTATACCTAGGAGCAGGTCATAACGGCGAAATTATGGCTCAAGGTGTTACCGGTTATCGCCGCACCTTTTTACTGCGCCCTAAAAATAGTTAA